From one Chanodichthys erythropterus isolate Z2021 chromosome 3, ASM2448905v1, whole genome shotgun sequence genomic stretch:
- the LOC137017025 gene encoding uncharacterized protein, whose amino-acid sequence MSSSHRNVSCSICHMFSIALSVSDEGFTCHKCREIVRLTERISELETRIQTLIEDSKNAGASDTVLDATSLVNSVHCSVLAVEPAQQGTWVMVRRPSRGKHHSSVPIRTSNRFSPLSDAENPVESALVIGDSITRNVKIETPATIVTCLPGARAPDIKANLKVLANANRKYSKIIIHVGTNDVRLRQSEITKINIKEVCELANTMSGEVICSGPLPVRRSDEIVSRLSSFNGWLSKWCPQNNIGFIDNWKSFWGRPDLLKRDGIHPSRDGAALLSSNMAHS is encoded by the coding sequence ATGTCATCCTCTCACAGAAATGTTTCCTGTTCCATCTGTCACATGTTCAGTATAGCTCTCTCTGTCAGCGACgagggatttacatgtcataaatgtagggaaatagtcaggctgacagagagaatctcagaattagagacacgcatccaaactttaatcgaggatagtaagaatgcaggggcttcagatactgttttggatgcgactagcttagtgaactctgtacattgttcaGTTCTGGCTGTAGAGCCCGCGCAGCAGGGCACTTGGGTAATGGTGAGGCGGCCTAGCCGcggaaaacaccactcttccgttccaatAAGAActtcaaacaggttctccccactcagtgacgctgagaatcctgttgaaagtgccctagttattggcgattctattacacggaacgtgaaaatagagacaccagccaccatagtcacatgtttgccaggagccagagcacctgacatcaaagcaaatttaaaagtgctggctaatgctaatcgtaaatattctaaaattattattcacgtcggcacaaatgatgttcgacttcgccagtcggagatcactaaaattaacattaaagaggtgtgtgaacttgcaaatacaatgtcaggagaagtaatttgctctggtccccttcctgttcgtcggagtgatgagatagttagcagattatcatcatTCAATGgatggctgtctaagtggtgtccgcagaataatataggtttcatagacaattggaaaagtttttggggcagacctgacctgttgaaaagagatggtattcatccgtcccgggatggtgctgctcttctctctagtaatatggcacatagt